The genomic window CCAAAAAACATACGTTACCCGAATATAATATTTCAAGAGGAAAAAATGATAGATATAATTTCTGAAAAATGAAAACACCGACATAGAAGAAATCTGTAATATACGGACAGTTTCGGTATAATAGCTACCACATACCATTTTTTGATAGAGTATGACATTCAACAATATTTTAGTTTAAAGGATTAGTTTGAATATTTTCTAGTACCCGGGAGAAAAACAGGACATACCTATCACTGACAAAACTCCACTTTTCAATGTCCAAGGCATCCATACCAACATAAAGGAAGAGAAATATCTCAGCAACAAACGATATGGTTGCAAATGCGTGCCTGTGAAAGTCAGATTAGTATGCAATTAGAAATTTATAATATAGAGTTTGGTAGCATACATGGCTTGAGcaaaatcatttaaaaaatgtACTTGGTGGTGACTCTTGAGCTCTCTGTCACATTATGCCAAGTATAATGAGACATAACAATTCCGCAAAAGAATACAGTGAGAATGCCACTCAGATAGCACAACTGCAGACAATGAAGATACATCAGCCTCATGCTAATGACACAGCATAATAAAAACACTGCTAATGCTCTTTAAAACATACCTCGGCCACCATGTAGGAGAGGTATGCCATGAGCATCATGAGAGCAACCTCACGATCTGTAGAGTGTCTGAAAGGTAAGGAGACATTTGTTAACCTCACTGAATAATTTATTCCCATGCCACACTGAAAAAATAGAGATCTGACTGCCAGACAGAGAATGTAAACGGAAACATAATTCTCTAAAGAAAATACCTGCCAATATACAGCTTCTTTATAATGTAAGCACTAAGCAGCCCTGCCTAGAAGTTGATGGAGATACATTAGACCAAAGCCAAAGTAATAAATTTAAGTGGGTATCATCTTGATCACAATGGAATTAGTAGGAGAAAGACAGTTACCCCAACTCCAAGCAATGTGCTTGTGAGAAACAGATACAAGAAGTTGCCAATAAATTGCAAAGCAATTGACGGGTCAATTTGCTCAAGGTCAAAGCTTTGGATTGCATTGAAAAGCACCACTGATGTGGCATCATTCACAACACCCTCCCCAAATACAAGACTGTACAATAAAGGTGTCTCATCTTGATTTAGCACCTGCATCATCATTTGTGAAGTCAATGATTAGCTCTAACACTTTAGTTTCTGGAATCTGGAAAAATGCAAAAACTTTATTGATTCAAACCTGCAATGTGCACACAGAATCTGTTGCGGCAAATATTGCACCAATTGCTGAAATATTTACACTAGTCAGTGAGTTACAAACAGAGCAAGCAGTTGACAAGTAGATAAAACTGATAAACATATTACCTAGATAGTCCCCTATTTCCATAGGACCAATATCCATCCTCTTGAAAATTTGTGTAACACCTAAAACAATGCATCAAATTTAAGTCAGCAGACTAAAACATATTTATGCACAGTCAGTTTCCAGTTATTATATAGTTTACTTGATCTAGAATTATATAGATAGACGCACACACACAAAATAAAAGGATTTGAATTGAAAATCTTTTGTTACTAACAAGCTAACATTTGTTATTATTTTGTAACTATGCCAAAACTTCTATAacaacgaaaaaaaaaatccatttaATGGGAAAAAACATACCGAAGGTTATGATGGTACACGATATTAATGTACCAACTGCACCAAACATCATGATGGTGATGAAGTTAACAAAGAACTGCTTCTTTTTCACTTGAAACCTGGAAGAAATATAAAGAACAAACTCATAAGAAAATAGTAAATACAATTTACGGCACACCTGTGAAGTTAAAATGGTAAGAATAAAATATAGATTTTCAGAGTAGGGAAGCGGAATAAGAATTTTGGAAGGGGGAAACATGATTTTGAAGTTTTTCGTCTGCAAGCAAGAGCCAAGAAGACTAAGTAGAATTGTTTAAGTTGTGAGTTGTTGCAGTGGTGAAATAACAAAGCCACAAGCTTAGTATTCAACAGTTTTAAGTCGCATGCAGGAGAGCAAGCAAGTAGACAGAGTGCTAGTACCAGCTACATTTCAAACACCCAGACTCCACAGATGCCATATGCTCCTAAAATTTCTCTGCCATTAATTATGTAATTCATGATGACTGGTTCTGCAGAAATACATTCTTTTCAACAAAGATAAAAGGGGGCATCATAAAGATATGCATTACTCATTAAGCATGCTGTAGTATCTGAGAAAATCTAGACCTTTAGACCACTTTAACATTGGAGTCTGCGGACAAATTTTCGTTTTCTTTAACGAGCTAATGGTTTATACAGTAAAAAAATCTGAATATTACAGCAAagaagtaaagtgcagaaaaaatTACCCGGCATTGAATATTATAGGTGGAAGAAGGTATATGAAGAAAAGATCTTCACTGAAGACAAGAATATGCGAGTGTGTACCACCACTGACCAGCAAAATGAACACACCAGTGCAAACGCCCTGAAAAGAATCCAAGTGAAATTAAGTCACTATCCAACTAGAAACTCAGTGGAAAAAAGGCTGCACCCAACTCCATGTTGAGAAGTTCATTTTGGTCCTCGAGATTGTGGCCATGATTCAAATTAGCCCTTGAGATTTCAGACGTACCAATTTattgaagtttcaattttttgttttttatcaaCTTCGATCCTTTTgtgaacaaaaataaagaatcaAATTGAATCACGAAGTGTAACTTCAAGGACCAGATTTTGAAATCTCAAGGGCCAAACTAAACCTTTACTCCCCATGTTTTTCTTCTTATCTTTCCAAAAAGAAaactactttatttatttattcttttccCCATATACAATCTCCGAAAATTATAAGTTATTATGATTTCTGAATATAAAATAACTTAATCCAAACACACAACACACATAATATACACATAAAATCACTGCCTCTTAAATTTACAGCAAACAAATTCGGAAAGGAGTGGGATTCTTCACAGTTCATACTTCCTTTCCTTCATACTATTGAGAAACAAGTCAGAAAGCAAACTGAACACTTACAATCAAAAGGGCAGTGATAGATTCATTCATCCACCGATTTTCCTCAAGAAGATGGCCAATAACAATACAAGCACACAGAAGTGCAACAAAGATGTTCATTGACACCACAGAGGAATGATCAGAAGTGGCAAGATTTTGCAATTTCGAAACCACAGCATCTAATTCGAACCCCATTTTTGACACAACACTCACTTCcccaaaagaagaagaagaagaagaaaacaaattcCAATAATTGCAGAACCAGATGCTGCACTAAAACTTCAGATTATTATAGCCGAGTTTCCAAGTTCAAAGTCAATCTCGTGTTCCAAAAATCCAAATCTACGTCTCCGAACTGTCCATTCAAGAACCTTAGGATCGCATCAACAAGAGAATCTCTGCAATCAGAACAAAACAAACAACATGTAGAAGGCGAAGATCAGTAGCAATATATCAATAACACAAAACGACAACAAAATTGGGAAAACGCTtagcaaaataaatcaaaattagcaTCTTAGATTCAACAGTGTCAAATTCTAATTTGCGGTAGCTATCTTAAATACAAACCaattgagagagaaaaaaaattgttCAGATTAAACAACTCCTCAAAATCTCGGAATTTAAAGTCCAAAACGAGATTTGGACAAAAAAAAAACAGCTCAATCAGCTTACAGAAGATTAAAGCAAAGTTCTCACCATGAAAAACAATGCAGAAGGAAAAgcctccagttttttttctttttttctgttgCTATTACGCAAAGATTCGAACAGAAAAAGATTTTGGCGAACCAATTCAGTAGTTCGACTTCCAAGCAAATTGGAAACACTTTGTTTCAgttctcaaatagagaactaaataGGGTTTCCGACTTTTCGTTATTGAACGCGAAGCTGAAATGATGAGAGAAGGAGGTAATTGGaataaggatttttttttttttaaagaaagaagTTGGGATCACGGTGAGAATTGAGAATGAAAACATGGGGCGGTGAAACATCTGGAAAGTTATAGATGTCAGGGGTGAAAAAACGACAAAGACAGACAGAACTGAAGAAGTAGAGAAAGGGAACACGATTCATAATATCTGGGGTTTATTTGCATGTGGCGTAGGTCATGTTAAGAATAGTGGTGATTGGGTTTTATTCGCCGTTGATTTTGTGTTTTGAGTTTTGGAGGCTGTTGGATGTGAGATGCGGGGATTTGCTACTGGTCTCCACTCTACAGTAATGCAGCCACTGAAACTTCTTATTTTTTATGCAATAAATAATGCAGCCATTTATGTGTGAGTTGGGCAATCAGTGCTTAAAAGTTGATAcagcaaaaaaaatgaaaatttaattacttgtaaattaaaataataaattctatacataataaaaattacaaatttaatcattattaaacttttattttattattttagtttttctcACTTTAAAACATTTTTTCCGTCAATGATGACTGATGAGTGACAACCATACAAAAATTctactaacaaaaaaaaaacaaaaatacaaaattaattaacATAGTTTAATGATTAAAAATTGTTACTGAAACGTATTAAATTTAATTCTttgtaataattattttaaaatgattAACATTTAATATGGTATGATCAAAGTTGATTGGTTAAACGGGACTAAAATCCCAAAGTGGTCCTGAGATTGGGCGAGTTATCTATAATCGCCCttgacttttaaaattttttaatagtaTCCCTCACATTCAGCTCCGAGATCCATAGTTGTCCTGTGACCCTTTCCGGCGCACAGTCAACAAACGGAGTAATGATCTGGCACCTCTCATGCCATGCTGGAGCCAGTAACGACTAACTGACGTGGCAAATCTTAATTTTCTACCCAATGTGGTTCTGGTCCcattaaaaccctaaaaactaagaatgattattatatGTAGtatctctttttctcttctccttcgtCCCATAATTGTGGTTCACCATTGTGATTTAACAGAGATTCCATTGATGCACTGAAGCAATGTTTGGAGGTAAAGGGCAAGCCAGTGACTATTTAGCTAAGCATAAATGCCCTTTATCTCAATCTACTCATTCTATTGATATAATATATAATgctaaaaatataaagaaaaaaatctTGGACAAATGATAAATATTCACAAGTGAAtttcaattctaattttcaaACATGCAATCCAGACCACTGTGCTAGATTGATAATAGGAACAGAAGAATAATTAATACCTGGTTCTTCCTCCTACCAAGTGGGTGATTAAACTTGCAATTGAATCCAAATTTGCAAATTCCAGTTTTAAGATAGAAAGCACAATCTTCAGCATCAGGCCTCAGTAGATATTGCTGTTGAACTCTACCACTGTTTCTATCTTTCTTCTTCTCCACTTCTTCATCACATTCGACTTCAACTTCATCATCACCATTACCATCACCATTAACATCAAAATCTCCACTTACCTTATCAACCTCACTCTCTTTCACATTCTCATTCCAGCCATAACCCTCATCATCATCCCAACCATCATTATCATCACTCTCTTATGCTTCACCTGTTTCCGGGGCACAACCACCTTCACCACCCAATTCCTCACCACCATATTCTCCACTACCAGCTACAAAGTCCGAATCTTTTTTCTCATTTTCAGCTACCATTTCATCCTCATTCTTCAAATTTAACTTTTTGTGGAACTCTGCACCAAGTTCATCACGAGTTTCATCCTGCAACCCCAAATTTTCACTGAGATCTGGCTCTGACAGGTAGATTTTATTATGTGGAAAGCACATTTGCACATGTCAATAGAATCTCCGTTAAATCACAATGGTGGACCACAATTATGGGACAacggagaagggaagaagagatactacatataataattatttttagctTTTAGGATTTTAATGGGACCAGGACCACATTGGGTAGAAAATTAAGATTTGCCACGTCAGCTAGCCGTTGCTGGCTCCAGCATGGCATGGGAGGTACCAGATCATTATTCCATTTGTTGACTATGTGCCGGAAAGGGTCGCAGGATAATTATGGATCTCGGAGCTGAATGTGAGGGATGCTATTAGAGAATTTTAAAAGTCAAAGACGATTATGGATAACTCGCCCAATCTCAAAGACCACTTTAAGATTTTAGTCGGTTAAACAGTTTAAAATGTGTATAAGAATACGTTACTGTTAGGGAACACACAATtacaagcaaaattatccaaactctaaaaaattaaataaaattcctaaactacccttcTCTCCACCACTACCACTATCATCTCCTCCCCCTCCCCCctcttcctttctctctctctcaatgttcTGAGTGACCCAATTCCAACATCAACCACATTATCGCTCAATACCACCGTCTCACCCTCCTCCTCAGCCGTCACCCTAACCCTTTCGGCTGCACACTCCTCCATCGATGTCGATCGCGATTCaacagcaccaccaccaccatcaccatcaGTCATCACTGCCGTTAACTTCACCACCTGAATGGATTGGGTTTTCTCTGCACACACACATTCAAAGGCTGCGACTTTTTTAAGGGTTAATCGAAAACACTCATCAGCAAGGTTAAGATCTATGACTCTAACCCTGAATCCTCCAAGCTTTTGCCATTGATTTCATTGTCTCCCTCGAGAACTCCCGCGTCGCCAACATCAGCTCCGACATCTCCACTGCACACTCCTGGCTCTCCATCCGCATCCTCCCCTTCCTGCCCGCCATCTCCGTCACCGCCATCAATGTCGGCAACGAGTACCTCACCACCACCGTTGACACAAGTATGGCGGCGCCGGCGCTAACGAAACATTTGAGTGGCTGCGCGAAGTGAGGATCGTCGATGGGGTCCATGGAGGCGCACTTGCGTTTGAGGGTGGAGTTCCAGTGGTTCTTAATGGCATTGTCGGTTCTGCCGAAAAAGAGTCGGGCTATGATGGCCCACTTGTTGCCAAACCGAGCGTGAGCTCTAATTATGGTGCCATCCTCTTCGGAGGGTGAAAGCCCGATGCCCCACCTGTGGGGAGAGCTGGTTGCACCGTCGGAACCTGCAAGATTTGTCCTAGCGGAACattgagagagagggagagaggaggGGGGAGGAGATGATAGTGGTAGTGGTGGAGAGAATGGTAGTTTaaggattttatttaattttttagggtttaaataattttgcttgtaaaaatcattttttatgggtacaaatggtaatttttattttctataggTAGATATGTCAGTGTTTTTAACTTTATtgggtagaaatggtagtttattctttttttttaactaaagatAGAGAGACTCAAACTCACAATCTATAGGTGAGTATGAAGAGACTAT from Arachis ipaensis cultivar K30076 chromosome B09, Araip1.1, whole genome shotgun sequence includes these protein-coding regions:
- the LOC107617789 gene encoding sodium/hydrogen exchanger 1, which gives rise to MGFELDAVVSKLQNLATSDHSSVVSMNIFVALLCACIVIGHLLEENRWMNESITALLIGVCTGVFILLVSGGTHSHILVFSEDLFFIYLLPPIIFNAGFQVKKKQFFVNFITIMMFGAVGTLISCTIITFGVTQIFKRMDIGPMEIGDYLAIGAIFAATDSVCTLQVLNQDETPLLYSLVFGEGVVNDATSVVLFNAIQSFDLEQIDPSIALQFIGNFLYLFLTSTLLGVGAGLLSAYIIKKLYIGRHSTDREVALMMLMAYLSYMVAELCYLSGILTVFFCGIVMSHYTWHNVTESSRVTTKHAFATISFVAEIFLFLYVGMDALDIEKWSFVSDRPGTSVAVSAVLMGLVLVGRAAFVFPLSFLSNLAKKSSSEKITFRQQVIIWWAGLMRGAVSMALAYNQFTMSGHTQQQSNAIMITSTITVVLFSTVVFGLMTKPLIMLLLPPNPHKGTSSTNSILSPKSVTVPLLAQESEADLEGHEVTRPSSIRNLLTRPTHTVHRLWRKFDDSFMRPVFGGRGFVPVEPGSPTERNGHGWH